In the Bacillus amyloliquefaciens DSM 7 = ATCC 23350 genome, GCTGGTTAGAGCGCACGCCTGATAAGCGTGAGGTCGGTGGTTCGAGTCCACTCAGGCCCACCATCTTTACCCAATACGGGGCCTTAGCTCAGCTGGGAGAGCGCCTGCTTTGCACGCAGGAGGTCAGCGGTTCGATCCCGCTAGGCTCCACCAACGTGTTCTTTGAAAACTAGATAACAGAAGTAATTCACATTCAATTGTAATGCAAGATATCACGTAGTGATTCTTTTTAACGGTTAAGTTAGAAAGGGCGCACGGTGGATGCCTTGGCACTAGGAGCCGATGAAGGACGGGACGAACACCGATATGCTTCGGGGAGCTGTAAGCAAGCTTTGATCCGGAGATTTCCGAATGGGGAAACCCACCACTCGTAATGGAGTGGTATCCATATCTGAATACATAGGATATGAGAAGGCAGACCCGGGGAACTGAAACATCTAAGTACCCGGAGGAAGAGAAAGCAAATGCGATTCCCTGAGTAGCGGCGAGCGAAACGGGACCAGCCCAAACCAAGAGGCTTGCCTCTTGGGGTTGTAGGACACTCTGTACGGAGTTACAAAGGAACGAGGTAGATGAAGAGGTCTGGAAAGGCCCGCCATAGGAGGTAACAGCCCTGTAGTCAAAACTTCGTTCTCTCCTGAGTGGATCCTGAGTACGGCGGAACACGTGAAATTCCGTCGGAATCCGGGAGGACCATCTCCCAAGGCTAAATACTCCCTAGTGACCGATAGTGAACCAGTACCGTGAGGGAAAGGTGAAAAGCACCCCGGAAGGGGAGTGAAAGAGATCCTGAAACCGTGTGCCTACAAGTAGTCAGAGCCCGTTAACGGGTGATGGCGTGCCTTTTGTAGAATGAACCGGCGAGTTACGATCCCGTGCAAGGTTAAGCAGAAGATGCGGAGCCGCAGCGAAAGCGAGTCTGAATAGGGCGAATTGAGTACGTGGTCGTAGACCCGAAACCAGGTGATCTACCCATGTCCAGGGTGAAGTTCAGGTAACACTGAATGGAGGCCCGAACCCACGCACGTTGAAAAGTGCGGGGATGAGGTGTGGGTAGGGGTGAAATGCCAATCGAACCTGGAGATAGCTGGTTCTCTCCGAAATAGCTTTAGGGCTAGCCTCAAGGTAAGAGTCTCGGAGGTAGAGCACTGATTGGACTAGGGGCCCCTACCGGGTTACCGAATTCAGTCAAACTCCGAATGCCGATGACTTATCCTTGGGAGTCAGACTGCGAGTGATAAGATCCGTAGTCGAAAGGGAAACAGCCCAGACCGCCAGCTAAGGTCCCAAAGTATACGTTAAGTGGAAAAGGATGTGGAGTTGCTTAGACAACCAGGATGTTGGCTTAGAAGCAGCCACCATTTAAAGAGTGCGTAATAGCTCACTGGTCGAGTGACTCTGCGCCGAAAATGTACCGGGGCTAAACGTATCACCGAAGCTGCGGACTGTTCTTCGAACAGTGGTAGGAGAGCGTTCTAAGGGCTGTGAAGCAAGACCGGAAGGACTTGTGGAGCGCTTAGAAGTGAGAATGCCGGTATGAGTAGCGAAAGAGGGGTGAGAATCCCCTCCACCGAATGCCTAAGGTTTCCTGAGGAAGGCTCGTCCGCTCAGGGTTAGTCGGGACCTAAGCCGAGGCCGAAAGGCGTAGGCGATGGATAACAGGTTGATATTCCTGTACCACCTCCTCACCATTTGAGCAATGGGGGGACGCAGGAGGATAGGGTAAGCGCGGTATTGGATATCCGCGTCCAAGCAGTTAGGCTGGGAAATAGGCAAATCCGTTTCCCGTGAAGGCTGAGCTGTGATGGCGAGCGAATTATAGTAGCGAAGTTCCTGATTCCACACTGCCAAGAAAAGCCTCTAGCGAGGTGAGAGGTGCCCGTACCGCAAACCGACACAGGTAGGCGAGGAGAGAATCCTAAGGTGATCGAGAGAACTCTCGTTAAGGAACTCGGCAAAATGACCCCGTAACTTCGGGAGAAGGGGTGCTCTGTTAGGGTGCAAGCCCGAGAGAGCCGCAGTGAATAGGCCCAGGCGACTGTTTAGCAAAAACACAGGTCTCTGCGAAGCCGTAAGGCGAAGTATAGGGGCTGACGCCTGCCCGGTGCTGGAAGGTTAAGAGGAGCGCTTAGCGTAAGCGAAGGTGCGAATTGAAGCCCCAGTAAACGGCGGCCGTAACTATAACGGTCCTAAGGTAGCGAAATTCCTTGTCGGGTAAGTTCCGACCCGCACGAAAGGCGCAACGATCTGGGCACTGTCTCAACGAGAGACTCGGTGAAATTATAGTACCTGTGAAGATGCAGGTTACCCGCGACAGGACGGAAAGACCCCGTGGAGCTTTACTGCAGCCTGATATTGAATGTTGGTACAGCTTGTACAGGATAGGTAGGAGCCTTGGAAACCGGAGCGCCAGCTTCGGTGGAGGCATCGGTGGGATACTACCCTGGCTGTATTGACCTTCTAACCCGCCGCCCTTATCGGGCGGGGAGACAGTGTCAGGTGGGCAGTTTGACTGGGGCGGTCGCCTCCTAAAAGGTAACGGAGGCGCCCAAAGGTTCCCTCAGAATGGTTGGAAATCATTCGCAGAGTGTAAAGGCACAAGGGAGCTTGACTGCGAGACCTACAAGTCGAGCAGGGACGAAAGTCGGGCTTAGTGATCCGGTGGTTCCGCATGGAAGGGCCATCGCTCAACGGATAAAAGCTACCCCGGGGATAACAGGCTTATCTCCCCCAAGAGTCCACATCGACGGGGAGGTTTGGCACCTCGATGTCGGCTCATCGCATCCTGGGGCTGTAGTCGGTCCCAAGGGTTGGGCTGTTCGCCCATTAAAGCGGTACGCGAGCTGGGTTCAGAACGTCGTGAGACAGTTCGGTCCCTATCCGTCGCGGGCGCAGGAAATTTGAGAGGAGCTGTCCTTAGTACGAGAGGACCGGGATGGACGCACCGCTGGTGTACCAGTTGTTCTGCCAAGGGCATCGCTGGGTAGCTATGTGCGGACGGGATAAGTGCTGAAAGCATCTAAGCATGAAGCCCCCCTCAAGATGAGATTTCCCATTCCGCAAGGAAGTAAGATCCCTGAAAGATGATCAGGTTGATAGGTCTGAGGTGGAGGTGTGGCGACACATGGAGCTGACAGATACTAATCGATCGAGGACTTAACCTAATTTGAATGTATGCTTCCTGTTATCTAGTTTTGAGAGAACACTCTCAATGGTTTGGTGGCGATAGCGAAGAGGTCACACCCGTTCCCATGCCGAACACGGAAGTTAAGCTCTTCAGCGCCGATGGTAGTCGGGGGTTTCCCCCTGTGAGAGTAGGACGCCGCCAAGCTTTTCTAAAATTTTATCATCGCGGGGTGGAGCAGTTCGGTAGCTCGTCGGGCTCATAACCCGAAGGTCGCAGGTTCAAATCCTGCCCCCGCAACCAAAAATAAAAATGGTCCGGTAGTTCAGTTGGTTAGAATGCCTGCCTGTCACGCAGGAGGTCGCGGGTTCGAGTCCCGTCCGGACCGCCATTTTCATTGTAAACGAAACGATCATGTTTTCGTTTTTTTTGTGTTTTCTTTTAAATGCTGGCAGCTTGGTATCTAACCAAGCTTTCTTTTATATCGTTAAAGTCTTGGATATTGAAACATAATCCGATACACTAGAAAGAGCTGTTCACAAGAGCGTCAGAAAGGGAGACGGGAGAAACATGGACGAGTTTGATTTGATTCACAGTATTACGCCGCATACGCATTATCATCCTTCCGTCAATGTAGGGATCGGTGATGATGGTGCAGTTTATACAGCATCATCTCATATGCAGCAAATTGTCTGCCTTGATACGATGGTGGAGGATGTCCATTTTAAATCAGAGTATTCCTCTCCTCAAGATATCGGTTATAAGGCGCTTGCTGTTAACATTAGTGATGTGGCGGCGATGGGAGGCATTCCGAAGTTTTATCTGGTATCTCTTGCGGTTCCTTCTTGCTGGCAGAAAGCTGATGTCCAGGCAATGTATGAAGGGATGGCGGAACTGGCGAAACTATACCGGATGGATTTGATCGGAGGAGATACCGTCTCCGCTTCCGGTCAAGCCGTTATTACTGTTACTGTCATCGGAGAAGTCGAAAAGGATCGCGCTTGTCTGCGAAGCTCGGCAAGGCCCGGGGATGTTGTTTTTGTTACGGGAGATATCGGTTCGTCCGCAGCTGGGCTGTCTCTTTTATTGGGAGAAACACCTCCCTCTGCTTTTCACACGAGTGATTATTTTATCAAAAAACATAAACGGCCCGTTCCGAGGGTCCAGGTCGGCCGCTTTTGCTCCCAGCTTCAGCGAGCGGCTCTGAATGATATCAGTGACGGATTGGCCAGTGAGCTGCATGAAATAGCTGAGTCAAGTTCAGTTACGATAGAAATTGAAGAACAGCTTCTGCCCGTGCATCCGGATTTACCTGAGGCGGATCCTCAGTGGGAGAAATGGGTGTTATTCGGCGGTGAAGATTTTGAATTGGTTGGAACGGTATCAGCAAGAGTGGACTTCTTTGCTTGATTACTGCACTCAATCAGGCATTCCGATTGCTAAGATTGGAGCAGTTTCTGAACGGAAGGAAGCAAGTGTTCTTATGACAGCCAATGATCAGAGACAAATCGTCCTTGAGAAAAAAGGATACAATCATTTTAAATAAGACGGGTGACTCACTTTGAAGACATTACAATGGAGAACGAAAAACCCCGAAGAAACAAAAGCCGTTGCCAAGCTTGCCGCTTCTTTGGCAAAGCCGGGAGATATTCTGACACTGGAAGGCGACTTAGGCGCGGGAAAAACGACTTTTACAAAGGGTTTTGCCGAAGGTCTGGGGATCACGAGAGTGGTAAACAGCCCGACTTTCACAATTATAAAAGAATACCATGACGGTTCGCTTCCTCTATATCATATGGATGTTTATCGCATGGAGGATGAAAGCGAAGACTTGGGACTTGAAGAATACTTTGAGGGACAAGGCGTCTGTTTAATTGAATGGGCTCATTTAATTCAGGAGCAGCTGCCTGTCGAACGGCTGCAGATCGTCATCAAGAGAGCCGGTGATGAGGAAAGGGACATTACCTTTACGGCTTGCGGAACACGGTATGAAACGCTTTGTGAGGAGATAAGTAAACATGACAATACTGGCAATTGATACGTCAAATTACACGCTGGGTGCCGCGCTCGTTCGTGAAAAAACGGTGATGGCGGAGTATATTACATATTTAAAAAAGAATCATTCCGTGCGGGCGATGCCTGCTGTCAATTCATTGCTGGCGGATTGCGGTTTAACACCGCAGGACCTTACGAAAATAGTAGTGGCGAAAGGGCCGGGATCGTACACAGGTGTCAGAATCGGTGTGACGCTGGCGAAGACATTGGCCTGGTCGCTGAAGCTTCCGATTTCCGCTGTATCGAGCCTGGAGGTGCTGGCGGCTAACGGACGGCACTTTCAAGGGCTGATCTGCCCGTTATTTGACGCCCGTCGCGGACAAGTGTATACGGGTCTTTATGAATATCAGGACGGCCGATTACAATCCGTTCTTCCTGACCAGAATGTGCTTTTGACTGATTGGCTTGGCATGCTGAGAGAAAAAGCGTCTCCGGTTTTATTTTTAGGGCACGATACAGCCATTCATGAAGAAACCATTAAACATGAATTGGCTTCTCAAGCAGTGATAGGAACGGCTGCGCAGCATAATCCGCGGCCGTCAGAGCTGGCGTTTTTAGGCTTGGAAAAAGAAGAAGCGGATGTCCACAGCCTTGTTCCGGATTATTTGCGTCTGGCAGAGGCTGAAGCGAAATGGATGGAATCTCAAAAATAGGGTGATGGGGATGAAAACGAAAACGGCGATTCGAAGCATGCGGCCGGAAGATATTGATCAAATTTATGAAATTGAAACAGCATCCTTCACTTCTCCGTGGACGAAGGATTCATTTTATCATGAGCTTTTGGAAAATCCGTATGCGCACTACCTTGTCATTGAAAAGGACGGCTGTCTGGCAGGTTATTGCGGAATCTGGATTATTATAGATGACGCGCAGATTACGAACATAGCCATTAAGCCGGAATACCGGGGCCAATCATTGGGAGAAGCGCTGTTTGGCTCTGCGATAGAATTGTGCAGAGAAAAAAAGGCAAGAAGGCTCTCTCTCGAAGTCAGGGTCTCAAATCATCCCGCCCAATCCTTATATAAAAAATTCGGTCTTCAGGCCGGAGGAATCAGAAAACAATACTATACAGATAACGGGGAAGATGCGTTATTAATGTGGGTGACATTACATGAGTGAAAAACAAGATATATATGTATTAGGAATCGAAACAAGCTGTGATGAAACAGCGGCTTCAGTCGTGAAAAACGGGAAAGACATCATTTCAAACGTTGTCGCTTCTCAAATTGAAAGCCATAAACGGTTCGGCGGGGTCGTACCTGAAATTGCGTCCAGACATCATGTGGAACAGATTACCCTTGTGATTGAGGAAGCTCTTTTACAAGCGGAGTTGGGCTTAGATGACCTTGACGCGATTGCCGTAACGGAAGGACCGGGTCTTGTCGGGGCTCTTTTAATCGGCGTCAATGCGGCAAAGGCGTTAAGCTTCGCCCATCAAATTCCGTTAGTCGGCGTTCATCATATTGCCGGCCATATTTATGCAAACAGGCTGATAGGAGAGCTTCAGTTCCCGGCGCTTGCTTTGGTTGTGTCGGGCGGACATACGGAATTGGTCTATATGAAAGAGCACGGTTCCTTCGATGTTATCGGTGAAACGCTGGACGATGCAGCAGGTGAAGCATACGACAAAGTGGCAAGAACGATGGGGCTTCCTTATCCGGGAGGACCGCAGATTGATAAGCTGGCTGCTGTGGGAACGGACTCCATTCCGCTTCCGCGCGCGTGGCTGGAAGAAGGGTCTTACAATTTCAGCTTCAGCGGCTTGAAGTCAGCCGTGATTAACACGCTTCATAACGCCTCGCAAAAAAATGAGGTGATTCCTCCGGAGGATCTTGCCGCGAGCTTTCAGCAGAGTGTCATTGATGTACTGACGGCAAAAACCTCTAAGGCCGCGAAAGAATACGGGGTTAAACAAGTGCTGCTTGCAGGGGGCGTAGCCGCGAACAAGGGCTTGAGAGCCGCGCTGCAGCAGGAATTCAGCCATGCGGGAGATCCTGAACTTATCATCCCGCCGCTTTCTTTATGCACGGACAATGCAGCGATGATTGCGGCTGCCGGAACTGTTGCTTTTGAAAAGGGGATTCGGGGTTCATACGATATGAACGGACAGCCTGGTTTGGAATTAATGTCTTTTGATCGTCTCACGTTGTAAAACGTGAGGCTTTTTTTTGACTTATTAACAGATAATTCAAACATATCCACAGGATTGTGTATATATTCAGAAATCCATACTGGATAAGGGGCTGCGAGTTGTGAGTAAAGTGGATAAAATCAGAAAATTTTGTGGATAGTGTGTATAAAGCGCTTACTTAAATGGCTGACAAGGAAGAAAGCTGTGGATAAAAAAGCACCCCTTAAAGAGGTGCTTGACTTTTACTATTCTTCTGATGAGAGTTCTTCCCATTCCGCTAATAATTGTTCCAGCTCTTGATTCAGAGCTTCGTTCTCAGCGTGAATGGTCTGTACTTTTTCATGATCCTGATACACCTCAGGGTCGCACAGCAGCTCCTCATTGGCGCTGATTTTCTCTTCGGCGGATGAGACGGCCGCTTCGATTTCTTCAATGCGTCTCAGGCGCTGCCGCTCTTTCTTCTTCCATTCTTTTTCTTCTTCATATGTTCTTTTCGTGTCTTGTTTGACCTTGCCGGCAGGCTGTGCTTGCTCCTTTTCCTGCCGCTTCATTTCTTCCAGTTCCAGCTGCTGGGCTTTTTTCTCGGTGTAATAGTCATAGTCTCCCAAATATTCTTCTGCATGGTCTTGAGACAGCTCCAGCACTCTTGTGGCGATCCTGTTAATAAAGTAGCGGTCATGCGATACAAATAACAGTGTGCCCGGATAGTCGATCAGGGCGTTTTCCAGCACTTCTTTACTGTCCAGGTCAAGGTGGTTTGTCGGTTCATCAAGGATGAGAAAGTTTGCTTTTTGAAGCATCAGCTTGGCAAGCGCGACTCTTGCTTTCTCACCGCCGCTTAAAGAACGGACCGGTTTCAGGACATCGTCTCCGCTGAACAGAAAATTGCCGAGGCATGTCCTGATCTCTTTTTCCGGCATGTCCGGATATTCATCCCACAGCTCGTCCAAAACGCGTTTGGACGAGGTCAGTTCGGCCTGCTCCTGATCGTAGTAGCCGATTGTGACATTGGAACCGTACGAGATCGACCCGGATTCGGGACTGAGCGTGTTCATAATGGTTTTCAGCAAGGTTGACTTGCCGATTCCGTTGGGTCCGACAAGGGCGGCGCTTTCGCCTCTTGTAACGCCGAAGGTCAGGTTTTTCAAGAGCGGAGGCTGGCCGTCGTAGCTGATGGAGACATCCTGTACGCGAAGCACGTCGTTGCCGCTCTGTTTTGTAATTTCAAAACGGAAGGCCGCTGATTTTTCATCACCGAGCGGCTTTGCCATGACATCCATCCGTTCAAGCTGTTTTCGTCTGCTCTGGGCTCTTTTCGTTGTTGATGCTCTGGCCAGATTGCGGTCGACAAAATCTTGAAGCTTGGCGATTTCGTCCTGCTGTTTTTCATACAGCTTCAGGTCTTTCTCGTACTGCTCGGCTTTTTGTTCTAAATAGGCGCTGTAGTTGCCGAGGTATTTTTTGCTTTCTGTCCGTGAGACCTCGTACACTTGGCTGACGACTTTATCAAGAAAGTATCTGTCGTGGGAGACGATCAGGATGGCGCCAGAATATCCCTGTAAATAATGCTCAAGCCATGTGAGCGTGTCGATGTCGAGATGGTTCGTCGGTTCATCCAAAATAAGCAGATCAGGCTGGGTCAAAAGGAGCTTTCCGAGAGCAAGCCTTGTTTTCTGACCGCCGCTCAGGCTTTGCACTATCACGGAATCGTCAAATTTG is a window encoding:
- the tsaE gene encoding tRNA (adenosine(37)-N6)-threonylcarbamoyltransferase complex ATPase subunit type 1 TsaE, yielding MKTLQWRTKNPEETKAVAKLAASLAKPGDILTLEGDLGAGKTTFTKGFAEGLGITRVVNSPTFTIIKEYHDGSLPLYHMDVYRMEDESEDLGLEEYFEGQGVCLIEWAHLIQEQLPVERLQIVIKRAGDEERDITFTACGTRYETLCEEISKHDNTGN
- the tsaB gene encoding tRNA (adenosine(37)-N6)-threonylcarbamoyltransferase complex dimerization subunit type 1 TsaB — encoded protein: MTILAIDTSNYTLGAALVREKTVMAEYITYLKKNHSVRAMPAVNSLLADCGLTPQDLTKIVVAKGPGSYTGVRIGVTLAKTLAWSLKLPISAVSSLEVLAANGRHFQGLICPLFDARRGQVYTGLYEYQDGRLQSVLPDQNVLLTDWLGMLREKASPVLFLGHDTAIHEETIKHELASQAVIGTAAQHNPRPSELAFLGLEKEEADVHSLVPDYLRLAEAEAKWMESQK
- the rimI gene encoding ribosomal protein S18-alanine N-acetyltransferase — encoded protein: MKTKTAIRSMRPEDIDQIYEIETASFTSPWTKDSFYHELLENPYAHYLVIEKDGCLAGYCGIWIIIDDAQITNIAIKPEYRGQSLGEALFGSAIELCREKKARRLSLEVRVSNHPAQSLYKKFGLQAGGIRKQYYTDNGEDALLMWVTLHE
- the tsaD gene encoding tRNA (adenosine(37)-N6)-threonylcarbamoyltransferase complex transferase subunit TsaD: MSEKQDIYVLGIETSCDETAASVVKNGKDIISNVVASQIESHKRFGGVVPEIASRHHVEQITLVIEEALLQAELGLDDLDAIAVTEGPGLVGALLIGVNAAKALSFAHQIPLVGVHHIAGHIYANRLIGELQFPALALVVSGGHTELVYMKEHGSFDVIGETLDDAAGEAYDKVARTMGLPYPGGPQIDKLAAVGTDSIPLPRAWLEEGSYNFSFSGLKSAVINTLHNASQKNEVIPPEDLAASFQQSVIDVLTAKTSKAAKEYGVKQVLLAGGVAANKGLRAALQQEFSHAGDPELIIPPLSLCTDNAAMIAAAGTVAFEKGIRGSYDMNGQPGLELMSFDRLTL
- a CDS encoding ABC-F family ATP-binding cassette domain-containing protein, whose protein sequence is MMILQINQLSKSFGADPILNNIKLEVRSRDRIAIVGRNGAGKSTLLKIIAGHLSYEKGELIKPKELTMGYLAQHTGMESQLTIKEELLSVFDFLKAMEKEMRSIEEKMATAAPAELETLMKTYDRLQQDFKNKGGYQYEADVRSVLHGLGFGKFDDSVIVQSLSGGQKTRLALGKLLLTQPDLLILDEPTNHLDIDTLTWLEHYLQGYSGAILIVSHDRYFLDKVVSQVYEVSRTESKKYLGNYSAYLEQKAEQYEKDLKLYEKQQDEIAKLQDFVDRNLARASTTKRAQSRRKQLERMDVMAKPLGDEKSAAFRFEITKQSGNDVLRVQDVSISYDGQPPLLKNLTFGVTRGESAALVGPNGIGKSTLLKTIMNTLSPESGSISYGSNVTIGYYDQEQAELTSSKRVLDELWDEYPDMPEKEIRTCLGNFLFSGDDVLKPVRSLSGGEKARVALAKLMLQKANFLILDEPTNHLDLDSKEVLENALIDYPGTLLFVSHDRYFINRIATRVLELSQDHAEEYLGDYDYYTEKKAQQLELEEMKRQEKEQAQPAGKVKQDTKRTYEEEKEWKKKERQRLRRIEEIEAAVSSAEEKISANEELLCDPEVYQDHEKVQTIHAENEALNQELEQLLAEWEELSSEE